The window GTGGCTTGCCATACTGTCATCACCACCCTCTTTAGAATTCAACCAATCGCCATTGGGCTTGGCGATATCCTGTTTGGCGTGACAACCATAGCACTGTGGAGCCCAGGTTGCGTGGCAAGTATAACATTCGAGTTTCTCCATGTGGACAGGGAGGTTAACCATGGCAGTATGACCCTCGGATGAGTACTTGGCCTCGGAGACCTGGGGGACTATATGCTCCTTACCCGTCATCTTGCTGGTAAGGACAATCTTACCGTCCTTTACTTTCAAATTCGTCAAAGGGTTGCCCCAAGAGCTCTTCAGCTCGGATTTCTTCTGCATGGTGCCATGGCAGTCTTCGCACTCAACCTCAACCGCTTGCCATTTCTTGGCGTAAATATTGCCGTCACCATGCAGATCCTGCTTGGTGTGGCAATCGATGCAAGTCAAACCCTTATCGTAGTGGACATCGGCTTGAAGGTGATTGTAGTTCTTGCCGTGGAGTTTCCCCTGTTTGCCGCCAGAGCCGGTCCATGGAGTGCCGTAAGCATCACTTTCCATCGTACCGATAAAGCTGACGCCAGTTCGTCCGCCGCGGTTATGGCAGTGAATACATTGGTTCTCAGGAATCTTTGAGGTTATACGATGGAACATCGGCCGATCTTTCTGGCTCTTGTCGATCGCCTTGTCCCCTCCTTCATAGAGGCCGGCATCAGAATAAACGACATGACAAGCGGCACAACCGCTAGCACGATAGTCGCCATCGCGCTGGTGTCCGTCGCTCCACAGGTGACAACGAAGACACTGATTACGCAGGTAATCGTCGCCTGTAGAGTTGGTTGAACTTTCCGGCTTGCTCGGGTCATAATAAGGGACTTCTGCCAACTCAGCCAAGGCATACTCACCTTCCGGGTTGTCATCCTTAACAGCGTAATTGGCATAGATAGAAGCCCGGTCCTGAGCACCAAAATCATAACGGGTGCCGCTGATAATCCCGGCACTGGTTGAGTGCAGAGACTTCATGTTGTTTTCGACTTCCTCGGGATGACATGTGCCGCAGGTTTCTTCAATTACACGAAAGTCACTGGGATTGCCATACATGCCCGTGTGGGCCTTCTCTGCTTCGACAGCAGAAGCATCTCCCTTGTGACAGTCCGTGCAGCTCAAATGACTCATTCCGTCGACTTCTGATATCTTCTCGATGCCATCGTGGCAGGTAATACACTTGCCATCATCAGCAAA of the Deltaproteobacteria bacterium IMCC39524 genome contains:
- a CDS encoding multiheme c-type cytochrome, encoding MNKWVFWACLVSFLVVPFYTFADDGKCITCHDGIEKISEVDGMSHLSCTDCHKGDASAVEAEKAHTGMYGNPSDFRVIEETCGTCHPEEVENNMKSLHSTSAGIISGTRYDFGAQDRASIYANYAVKDDNPEGEYALAELAEVPYYDPSKPESSTNSTGDDYLRNQCLRCHLWSDGHQRDGDYRASGCAACHVVYSDAGLYEGGDKAIDKSQKDRPMFHRITSKIPENQCIHCHNRGGRTGVSFIGTMESDAYGTPWTGSGGKQGKLHGKNYNHLQADVHYDKGLTCIDCHTKQDLHGDGNIYAKKWQAVEVECEDCHGTMQKKSELKSSWGNPLTNLKVKDGKIVLTSKMTGKEHIVPQVSEAKYSSEGHTAMVNLPVHMEKLECYTCHATWAPQCYGCHAKQDIAKPNGDWLNSKEGGDDSMASHKDNREKTAYSWNESRSYLRWETPIIGWNPEGKISTFIPGCQVFFTQMDGEKNLVLNKTYTTVDGTSGIATNPIQPHTVTKKARTCADCHMSRKALGLGNGMYMIEKNFPEGSPIDFELERIVDEDGKQIQATNHVGARPLNKEEQQRIMRAGTCEACHGMDMDFWAKMKEEKAIKAAPDDEMHTLGIRRIMKSGVK